From one Lotus japonicus ecotype B-129 chromosome 3, LjGifu_v1.2 genomic stretch:
- the LOC130742930 gene encoding ethylene-responsive transcription factor ERF053-like: MDTAKNSGKSNKEIVDDTSKIIGEGEGKSQWKPVFDDASKSHRPLKKICSPELQTPNKLSSDISLQPPSSSSVPPSSRIFFPFALEDSQPPMPFPHQSGTTNFSLHRTQQQIISFEPQQNMGYPQFLAQNSSVPLHQQQKLHHLSPRERVMMMNNRLGAGKRPMFGPPTQALNATKLYRGVRQRHWGKWVAEIRLPRNRTRLWLGTFDKAEDAAMAYDREAFKLRGENAKLNFPHLFLNKDEASSITAPTPSPPFHEGSTSTTSKQPEPIRQSAPLTGENADNDAETGISQSQELVWGEMASWFNAIPEGWGPGSLVWDDLDLNSTNLLLQSSQLPFMNQNQQEFHDGNDAQRPGDNC, encoded by the coding sequence ATGGACACAGCTAAGAACAGTGGAAAATCTAACAAAGAGATTGTTGATGACACTTCCAAAATTATTGGTGAAGGTGAAGGTAAAAGTCAATGGAAGCCAGTTTTTGATGATGCTTCCAAGTCACATAGACCTCTCAAGAAGATTTGTAGCCCTGAACTCCAAACCCCAAACAAACTATCCTCTGATATATCTCTGCAacctccttcctcctcttctgtTCCTCCTTCATCTAGAATATTCTTTCCTTTTGCTTTGGAAGACTCTCAACCTCCAATGCCATTCCCACACCAATCTGGAACCAcaaatttttctcttcatcgAACTCAACAACAGATAATATCTTTTGAGCCACAGCAGAACATGGGGTATCCACAATTCTTAGCCCAAAATTCTTCTGTCCCTCTTCACCAACAACAAAAACTTCATCATCTAAGTCCTAGAGAAagggtgatgatgatgaataaCAGGTTAGGAGCAGGTAAGAGACCAATGTTTGGACCCCCAACACAGGCTCTGAATGCTACCAAGCTCTATAGAGGAGTGAGGCAACGCCATTGGGGAAAATGGGTAGCTGAGATTCGACTGCCTCGAAACAGGACTCGCCTCTGGCTTGGGACATTTGACAAGGCTGAAGATGCTGCCATGGCCTATGATCGTGAAGCATTTAAGCTGAGAGGAGAGAACGCTAAGCTCAATTTCCCTCACCTCTTCCTTAACAAGGATGAAGCATCTTCCATAACAGCTCCGACTCCTTCTCCTCCTTTTCATGAAGGTTCAACATCAACAACATCAAAGCAACCTGAACCAATTCGACAATCAGCACCACTAACAGGAGAGAATGCTGACAATGATGCTGAAACTGGGATTTCACAGTCTCAGGAATTGGTTTGGGGTGAAATGGCTTCATGGTTTAATGCAATTCCTGAAGGTTGGGGTCCTGGTAGCCTTGTGTGGGATGATTTGGACCTAAACAGTACTAATCTTCTTTTGCAGTCATCACAGCTTCCTTTTATGAATCAAAATCAGCAAGAGTTTCATGATGGCAATGATGCTCAGAGACCAGGAGATAACTGTTAA
- the LOC130744921 gene encoding transcription factor GTE8-like yields the protein MAMSAESSQPRKSLIIKLHYPRSLQRSPSSFSLSSDQAMDSHAKKRKLLDDDSSKQSSKIFKTHSRRNVYGDQLEMKDSHRKNVVSNDDFSAVTTATRCTGTRTERTEQPAKNRGTKLASKSRTSRTGSEEEFELFKDSTCMSVSSSVDTTARSNGTRPKWIKTEQPANDSRTGSEESEKKMELYKKMQLWVILKRMMIGRDGWAFKHPLDPFDSESLLMEKNKKKKPILGFVDIESKLKNWLYSEPEQFVDDMRNVFSHALMYPSRSEVHIIGRRLSDNFEHNWTTLKKKWASEDRKQKRSKKV from the coding sequence ATGGCAATGTCAGCAGAGTCATCCCAACCCAGAAAATCACTCATCATTAAGCTTCATTATCCTCGTTCTCTACAGCGTAgtccttcttctttttctttatccTCTGATCAGGCTATGGATTCTCATGCCAAGAAGAGGAAACTACTGGATGATGATTCTTCAAAGCAATCAAGTAAAATCTTCAAGACTCATTCAAGAAGAAACGTGTATGGAGATCAGTTGGAGATGAAGGATTCTCACCGCAAGAACGTTGTTTCCAATGATGATTTTTCTGCAGTGACTACTGCCACAAGGTGTACTGGAACAAGAACTGAAAGAACAGAGCAACCTGCGAAAAACCGAGGAACCAAGTTGGCCTCAAAATCAAGAACTTCAAGAACAGGGTCTGAGGAAGAGTTTGAGTTGTTCAAGGATTCTACTTGCATGAGTGTTTCTTCTTCTGTGGATACAACTGCAAGGAGTAATGGAACAAGACCCAAATGGATCAAAACAGAGCAACCTGCGAATGATTCAAGAACAGGGTCTGAGGAGTCGGAGAAGAAGATGGAGCTTTATAAAAAGATGCAGTTGTGGGTGATTTTGAAGCGGATGATGATTGGAAGAGATGGTTGGGCTTTCAAACACCCTCTTGATCCATTTGACTCTGAGAGTCTATTAATGGAgaagaacaagaaaaagaagCCAATATTGGGATTTGTGGACATTGAATCCAAATTGAAGAACTGGTTGTACTCAGAGCCTGAACAATTTGTTGATGATATGCGGAATGTGTTCTCTCATGCATTGATGTACCCTTCCAGGAGTGAAGTTCACATAATTGGAAGGAGGCTTAGTGACAACTTTGAGCACAATTGGACAACTTTGAAGAAAAAGTGGGCCTCTGAggacagaaaacaaaagagatCGAAGAAGGTTTGA